In Danio rerio strain Tuebingen ecotype United States chromosome 18, GRCz12tu, whole genome shotgun sequence, the genomic window TGGGATTATATGGTTAACAGATTTAATCTGTAATCAATTAGCGAACAACGCCTACCGCATTACAGTTTGGTTCAAGAATCTCAACCAATGAGGTTTGTTCTTGCATGTCACATGGGCATGATTGAGTTATTGCATGAACCAATGAGGTTTGCAAGTATGGTTGagctttttaatgtttatatataaataaaggccTAAATTAAATCTGTCCATCACCTGCAATTGTGTTCTGAAGGCTCAGAAATAGCACACTTGCTATATTTAGATTGCATGTTTTGGAGTGTGAGTTTTCAGTAAACAGACTTTCAATGGAGgaattaaaaatgtcttttgtgttTTGAAGTTCTTATAGGTTTGGCTTGACATAAGAttgaataaatgacaaaaaagttcattttgagttaaactaaccctttaatcaGTTTAAATATGGCTAGATCTTAAACACAATCTTAAATTGGAGCATCCATTTGCCATCAGGAACAACACAACCACTGTTTTAGTGTCATTTAGGGAGTGTGGTGTGATTGCCTGCCCAATCTCAggtggatgtttttttttgtgccagGAGCAAGCGAATGATTTCATCAAATGGGTTTTGGCTGTATTGTTTTGTCTTCAGATTTTATCCTATTTTTGCATcggaatgagtgaatgaatgattgtcCTGAGGATTGTACTTAGAAATGGACAACCTCCATACAGTGTAATGCGCATATTAATGCTATGTATTGTATTCCTCTATATTGTATCTTCTTCTTCCTCATCCTCCaaagtgattattttttgtgGATTCAGTACATTAAACCCGTTTCTGGAAATGGGACTTATCCTcgataacaaaaacaaaaaaacaaagtgtGTATCTAAATCGATTTCAATGTGGTGTTTTATATCTCAGATATTTTTACTTCTGTAGATTTAAGAAACATGTACACAGAAAATCAATTTCAGGCATTTCTGTTCTTTGTTTCttttcgttttgtttttaaagcaataatcaTTGCGTTGTTGGATTATAAATCTGAATGGTCTGATATATGTTTGTCAAAAGTTTAGAACGGCGTGGTCATTGGATTTAAGTTTCCACATTGAATCTACTGAAAgcattatcagtttttttttaactgctaattttgcattttgttcattaaaactgttacagtgtgttcaacaaaaatatttaaggAATGGATGTAATAAATATGGGGGAAAGAATGAAGGCTTCCttcgtcttttttttttcctttttattcacTTAAAATAAAGTTAGATTGAAGTAGTAAGTTCATGTTCACAGCAGGCTACTTTCAGTTTAATCTAAACCCATAATACAGCAGATcgtctgcaacaaggcagcacaCCAGTCAAAGAAATGAGTGCTCAGTTTGATAAAATAGTGCCATGTGTCTAATTTCTGATATTTACAGCTTCAGTTATTGAATAACACAGCACAATGTATACGAAAGAGGATTAACATAACATTAGCAACCACAGCAGAACCTTGCCGCTTTTTAAAAATTTCTCTTATTATTACTAGACTTACCCCTATCTACTGATTCGCTGCAAGTGTTATAGGACATACACCACCTGactaaaagtcttgtcgtcgatcccagttgtaaaaacaacaaataatatctcgacttctagttgatcattttaaaagttgcagaaggtagatttttttctggtgaatcatctgttgaactgcatcccaatcatcacaaatactgcagaagacctgttagaacccacatagacccatgattctcatagaaatcagtcaagtttggtgaaggaaaaatcatggtttggggttatattcagtatgggggagtgCTAAAGATCTGCAACAagaacagcctgaggtatcaagacatttctgctgcccattacattacaaaccacaggagagggcaaatttttcagcaggatatcgctccttctcatacttcagcctccccATCaacgttcctgaaagcaaagaaggccaaggtgctccaggattggccagcccagtcaccagacatgaacattattgagcatgtcttagGCAAAATGGAGGAGGAGGGATTGAAGATAATTGCAAAAAATCCTGATGTaccgggagtcctgcaagaacacttttttgccattccagatgactttattaataagtgatttgagttaatgtagagatgtatggatgcagtcgtccaagctcatgggagtcatacacaatattatccactacaccatgactttatattctttactgtacattatttctgttaagttacAAGACTTTTGCCTAaataaagtcagaccttactgtcctgattaaataattaaaaatcaaggcgtggtcataatttattttggtaaaataagtgtaaactAGAGGACTTGCCTTTCACATAAGCCACTTCttatgccaaatgatcaactagaagtcaagttattgtttgtcaatcctaaaacctggataggcgacaagacttttgtcaggtagtgtagtttatACATCACAAATGCTTGTGGTGAGAGATTCTCAAGCAAGACGATGTGACCAAAAATGTAGCTCCCGTATTCCAAAACTTGtccaaaaacagaagaaaaactcTGGCTGTTTATTTCTATCTTGAACACGCTTTCTTATCCCCATATGAACTGAAGTACTTGACGCTCGCCTGTTGGCTTTTTTTCATTGGATCAGTCTTTACGGTGTTCTTTCTAGTCACAGTACAGTTAATGCTCCACAAACACTTTCATCCTGTAGTCCCTATTCCTTAGATTCTCCTCTACCTTGTTTCTAGCCATCTTGCCGATTTTATGACTCCACTGAAAGGGCAAAACTGTGGGATCCTGACTCCTGTGACACTAAAAGTTAGGGTTATACAGAAGGTTCCACATGAGCCAAATCTAGGGGACAGTCAGGCTGTGCACCACCATCAGCTTTCTATAGAAGTAGGGGTCAAACACCTAGAGGTGCGGTGCAGCTGATGGTTTCACAATCCCGCAATTACGGAAACCCTCATGGCTGGTCAGCTGAAGGCAGTATGAACGGGGCTCCTTCTAGTCACAGTACAGTGAAGAGTTAATGCTCCACAAACACTTTCATCCCATAGTCCTTATTCCTTAGATTCTCCTCTGCCTTGTTTCTAGCCGTCTTGCCAATTTTTTCACTCCACTGAAAGGGAAAAACTGTGGGATCCTGACTCCTGTGACACCGAAGGTTAGGGTCATGCAGAAGGTTCCACATGAGCCAAATCTGGGGGACAGTCAGGCTGTGTACCACCATCAGCTCTCTGTAGAAACAGGGGTCAAACACTTGAAGGTGCGGTGCAGCTGATGGTTTTACAATCCCGAAGGTGCGGAAACCCTCGTGGCGGGTCGGCTGAAGGCCAATTCTCAGCAGGCACATGCCCAGAAAGACGTCATCAATGGGGAAGAGCTCCACCTCTTTGCAGGCGAGGTGGAGCTTCAATGCGGTGTGTCCTGACATGACAAATCCACCTCCTCCCGCATAGGATGGATAGATCCCCTGGCCGTAAATAAACTCAGGCACAAAGTACTTACTACTGCGTCTGCGAATTGGTTTCGCATGGACAATGATGTCACCAACAAAAAGATCCTTATCGATCTCTTGACTCTCAAGCATCTCCAGGATATTGTCAATGTTCACATAAACATCGGCGTCACccttaaaaataaactttgtttTTGGGCAACTCACATTAATCCATTGCAAGAAATGGATTTCTTTTAGTGTCAGGTTGAAGAAGGTGTCTTCAAAGTCCCACAAGAGGATGTCCCCAAAAGTGTGGCTCTCGTATTCCAAAAGTTTGTCCCATAATGGGAGCGCTGACTGATTTTGGGGCACACCAAGAAGAAAAACTCTCTTGATGTTGATGTTTTTCTGGAACACCCCTTCTCGTCCCCATGTACGCCGAACAACCTGGCGTTTGTCGAAGTCTGTTGTGACTGATTTTATTGCGATCAGCATGTAGGGGGCGCTTTCTGGTTCAGAACACTTTGTTGGCTGATCAATTAGCATCTTAAAGTCCCGCTGGTCTTTCTTTCGAAGGTAATCAGCAAAGTCAAAAGAATGTTGTGTTGGTAGCAGACTTGCTGTTGTTGAGGCCTGCTGAAATTTTGACTTTGTTTTGCTACGCGCTTTTTGAGGTTTGACCTTTGATTGTCCCTGTGGTTTAGACTTGGTCTGCACTTCAGGCTGGCAAGGTGGTATGTCCAGAGATTTTGTAGGGACTAGCTTTGTCTGCTGTCCCATTGATGCTCCACTGAGGAGGGTCCGTGAGCTGGTTGGCCCATGTTCAATATGCAAAGTCCCCCATGTGGGAGTCACTCTTTGATAGGCATATAACAGCAGAAAAAGCAGCAACATCAGAGTCAGAGAGCAAAGCACATCTCCCTTTAGATAGACCCTTCTCATGATGTAACAGGTTACCTTCCTATTAAAGTTTGAAGTCCTGTATTCTTCCAAAAGGATTTGGATTTTCTCAGAGCCATTGTCATCTCTGCTAAGTACAAAATAAATGAGCAGCAATAGTTAATAACAGTTATAAAATAATggtttaaaactataaaaaaaagaaTCTGTCAATTTGGTTGTATTTTCCTCCTAAAATATAATTTGTACATCAGTTAACCCGTCTCTAACTAAATTTATAGTTGAGACTTTAGACCTTTAAATCAATTTCCTATTTTATTTGAGAGGCATCACACATGCTTCTTACCACAGTCATCCTCCTGGATATCATCAAACAATAGGAGACACAGGATATTACTTGACCAAAAGTATGCTCCTTAAACAGCCAGGACTGCATACTTCTATGGAACAGGAAAagcaaacaatttttaaaaggatCAACATCTGACATCTGTGACAAACGTACAAACCAACAAATCTTTTCTGGCACTACAGGGAAAAAAACTGGAGAATGTtgctgtttaaaaaagttgccTAAAATGTGCTCTCCATAAAAATGACATGTAAAAATACAGTTGCAATACAGTTTACAAGTCAGTTTTTAAAAAGGTCACTATGACAACCAAATTTAAAAGgagaaaacaacacaaaaagtaATTAGGTAAACAAGTACACCccatttattttcatcataaaAAAATTTGTTATGATTGtaagcagggatgggcaaaaatacattgaaatgcattttaaaataaaataccaaatacctcagTTTTAtgagtatcaaaataaactacaaaatacagcagccacaaatgtatcaaaataaaacacttttttaaaaacactgcaaaatagTTTCAAAAAGAAGTATGACATTTCTTCGCAAACCTACAGTCAATGGGTatacattttgtacaaatttcatacagaacatcctgtcttgaagatgatccctttaatcactgtaaaaaccatgtaatgcagataatgagttggaaTATAGTACTACTGTATATCTCTTTATTGTGTTTCCATCCACTGTGTGCTCAATGAAATTGCAACAATGTTTTTAACAGTCTGATATTTAGGGTGATACATGaagtagttattttatttatttttttgttctatatatatatatatatatatatatatatatatatatatatatatatatatatatatatatatatatatatacatatatatacatatatatatatatatatatcttcttcaATAACTAATGTACAAACATGAAAACTActaatatatctaaaaaaaatggaattctctgtttttgcaaataaactaatttcttccAGTAAAAGAAGAAGTGAAAAGAGTTTAATCTCAGTTTGCCCCCTTAGTGAACACCAGTACACAAtctttagttgttttatttttccaaACTTCCTCAGCTTTTCCAtctgcagcactgagactgatCATGTGCTGAAGACTCCACATCCTGTTCTTAAGAACTAATATTTTATTCTATCTCATTTCTTAAACAAAAATGCTGATGCCAAATTGTACACTACTCTATACTGCCATTATAAATTACTGGCCTTGTGAAATATACTATTTTCAATGATTGTTGACTTTTTTTGCCATTTGTCTGTTGTTATTTCTTTATGTGCgttgcataatttccatccaGCTTCCAAGCATTGACCACCTTCTTAATGcattttctgttctgatctcaagcctAGGCAAATAACTGGTAAAGCATCAATCAGAGGCTACATTTTTATGATGTTATCATTTAGACTTCTTACAAagcattttacagtattttaaaaatacaaaaaaatacaagacactaaagtattttgatataaaatgttaagccattttcataaactccataaaatacaaattacaaaatactattttgtatttaaaataagtatCATACTGCCCATCTCTGATTATATGGCTGTGATGATTGTCTAATTTAACTAATCCCACATTTACACTGCAAAGATACAACAGAAGTGCCCCAAAAATGCAAATATGTGctttaaaactatgtttaatgCAGCATAAATACATTTCCACAGCAAATAAACCATTTTTTTACCGGGGCCTGAGGTCGCGGTCCACAATTACTCAGGCTTTTATGAAGCAGCATTCTTCCAGTGAAAAACAAACTGCACACAAATGActaattatttttctttacaaaacGTAATACTTTTAATGAGAACCTGTTTCGTTCAGTTTAGAAGTAAACGAGTTAATTCATTCATATAGTTGCAAATCTGCTATTCGACTCGTTTAATAGCTTTGCACACGAACAACTATTTTCGCAACAAAAATTCATTCAAAACAAACGAGTGATATGTAGTTTGAGGCAAACATGTAGAACTTAAAACACCCTAATTGTAGACAAAATTAAAATTAGCTTACAATTCAAAATCTCCAAAACGTTTGCAAACATATGACAACTTTAATCCCAATTGCAAGTTATGAGACGCGTGTGCGCATCTCTTTTTAAACGACATTAATTTTGAATGACAGTTTCAGGTTTTAGAATTGTTTAGAAATACTTTCATTGGTTTTTAAAATTATCTTTACAAGACTTACCAAGACGAAGGCGTACCAGGAGAGGAATGACAAGACAGAACTGCAACCAGATCCAAACATCTGCTTCCACTAAAGCTGCAGCATGCCACTGCTGTGTGTTCACGTGCTACCAAAACATTTCCAGCTCGCCTACAAGCGCTACCTTACCAAATACACACACTTCGTGCACATTGGCCATTTTATAGGTCTGTACTTCAAGTTACAATCGTAAGGCTTTCTTACAAAGAGCATATTTTCAAAGAACAGCTATTTCCTTGATCACGTGACACCGCTGGATGCGGCGCGCGCCAGATGCCAGCGCAGCAACAGGGAATCGAGAGCGCGCACGAGAATGATGAATTCAGTGGTCAAGTTTCCTAAAACCGAGCGCCTTTCTCTCTTCTAGTCTGTGAAAAACAAACTAGGCTacaacaaaaatgaaaacaaatgtatttttataataatttaattcgtCCAGACAATGCCAGTCGACTTGCACACACATTGAATTTGTACAGAAAATACAGTCTCTTTGGCTATCATTTTGGCTAACACACTTTACGGTCTCTGCATGATTGATCAACTCAGTTATTCCTCTAACACAAAACTGCTTTCTGTGAGAGCTGGATTTTGAATATATTCCCTCATTTAGGCTTTACCCCATTTTCCATCAGGCTTCTGACCACTTTCCAAGATTTCCAATCAGGGACTTGGTCTGATCTTCCAGACTTCTGCATTTGAAGGTCATTTAGGCCCAGATCTTCCTCAGGAGGATGTAGTACCAGCTCTCATGATCTTGAAAAGAGCATTTATGTTGTTGTTCTTGATGGCATCCCGACAAGCTGTGATGACCTGTGATTTGGGTTTTCCCACTGAAAAACAGGATTTTAAATGAATTGATAATGGTTGTAATAACAATTAAACCCTATAAAAAGGGGCAATGTAAGCAATTTATAGATTTTTGTCAAGTGACCCCCACAGACAACCACATCACTGAAGCAAATGACTGTTTATTTTCTAATCTATTTCAAACCAACGTTATTTTTAACCAATCCTTATGCCAAAAGCTAcaagttattgttgtttttgatcCATTTAGAGCAGTATTTTAAAGGtgttatagaaattaaaaatctgTATTGTCTATGCATAGCTGAATAATgagagttcagtacatggaaattACACACCATGAGCCACACACCACTGTATACTGAATTTGGTGCATCAACATCACAAGCTGCATTTCGATTACGATTCAAACTGAAAAATTATACTGAATTGAAAATACCCCTAATAGAAGCAAGTTTCAAAAACTCCCACATATGAAGTTTTTACTTTAAGgtttttaaaaccacatgaggtgGTTTTTCAATCAATTCAAACAAGGAGTAAAAGGGAAAACACTATTTAGCAGAACTTATCAAAACATGAATATCTTCAAAGGCTGTGtaaataatttacagtattttttgaaACGGTCTTCCTTTGTCATAATGCAGCAAGTGCTACAAGATGCTCTACTGCATTTCAGAACAGTTTGATCTGTTCATTGAGAAATTCTGAAACCACAATACCAATTAttaagatttaataaatattattaaatcttAAATATGCATtagaagttgttgtttttaagtatAAGGAGTTTTCCATGCTATACTCGCTTAATGACATCCCTACAACTCCTTTTAAATACATGGGTGTGATATACCTCAAACTACCAAAATCATCATGATATTTTTTTATGCTCAAAACAGGTGTTACAAATGTCTCTCCATGCAGTGTGTGATGGATAaattcctacactgtaaaaaatgtaatgacaaaaagtcaagacaaaaaatattccTGTTGCTTTAACTTATCTTAAAAAGTTACTCAGGTTCTAACtaactttttttaagttatacaaagtttaactaaattttttttttgtcattttcaattGGGATGACTGGAAAagatcatttgattcaactaaaaattgTAAGGcagcaggatttttttacagtgtagtattgtTTAGATTAAACTATCACTAATAAGTTCTCTCGGCTCAGGAAAATAAGATCATATGCATGCCAGAATGCATTAACCCAGCATTGTTTTGGATGTCTGGGAAGATGCTTTGTTTTACCCTCCAAGTTGCAATGCCTTTACAATGTGATGTAACAAACACTATACTCATTAAATACTCATTGACATGTTCTTAGGAGTCCTCATAGAATAATCCACCCACCTCTCAACCTTCCTGCCCTTTGAATGGCCTGGTTAACTGATTTTAGCCGGGCGAGAAGGGCGTTGTGGTTATTAGACCTGATTTTATATTCATTAACCAAGTCTCGGTTGAGGTCATACAGCTCAATGTAGCGTTTCTTCATGTTTCTCctagaaaacaaaatataatttaagtgAGTGAGTACATGAGTGCATAATTGATGGATCAAAATGATTAATGCTTACCAATCGCCCATGAGTCTGGCATCTTCCGCCTGCACTAGCATATTTCGTATGTAGTTGGAATGATCTGCCATTGCTGCTGTGAGCTTTTGATGCACTGAGTGAAACTCATCCACCTAACATGAACATGAAAAGATTACTACAGGCGAGATCGGAAAGAATAAAACACAGTTAAAGTGATCCTGCTATTCCTAACCTCAGTGAGAGTTGCTCTCAGCTCTTTGAAGTAGACAGGAAAGTCAGATTCAGCTTGTAAGTCTTCGATGGCCAAAAAAGAGGCAAGAGATTGGACTAGATCTCCAGCCAGATCAATGTCATCTGTTCTCAGTGTGATCTGATTAGGCAGAATTaagatttttaaatcattaagACAGAGAGTAaatcacaaatacacacaagcacacatgatAGATGTACCTCTCCACTAGTCTGCAAGCTGATTCTCAGCAGACCTCCTCCTCGCAGTGCACTGAAGGTGACGTCTGGACTGTCGATGCCCTCGGGGAGCAGGAAGTTCTGGTTTAGCCACATGACGACCTGCAGACATACAGATGTAGACAAATTTGTTGGTACCCTttcatttaagaaagaaaaacgACTAAtatgtgattcattcattttcttttaagcttagtccctttattaatctgtggtcgcaacagtggaatgaaccgccaactttatcagcatgtgttttacacagcggatacccttccaccTACAAACCATCAGTGGGAAccatccttacacactcattcagacaatttagcttacccaattcacctatagtgcatgtctttggactgtgggggaaaacggagcacccggacaaaacccacgcgaacacggggagaacatgcaaactccacacaggaatgccaactggcccagctgagcgctacccactgcaccaccacgccACCCTAATATGTGCTATTTTACCTTTTCATTTGTATAGTTATTAAGTGTATAATTAAGCTTTCCTGATAATTTCTTGTTTGGTTACTTGTATCAgtgcatgatgtttatggcatGTTATGTATATCTATATGTATTCAAATTATTCATAGTGTATTTACAGGGTTATTTTCTGTCTGACCTAAAATGAacctaaaaaagtaaaaaaaagaaaaactacagTGGTCACTGAAAACACCTATATCTATTCAAGTGACAAGCCTAATGGTATGGACAGACTGCAAATAATCAATTATTTTCTAAAGTTTGTTCTAAAATCAGATTCCTAACAACAAACCAAACTTTCAGAATCGAAAATTAAACAGAAAGACTCTTGTCAACAGACAAAAATCTGTTGGCTTTTgaagaaatgaaaatgaaagtttgaagtaaaatttttatttgtttaatttagatggtttttaatatttgttttcattttatttatgcacaaaactggtcAAAATAACAAACGTTTTCATCTAGTGACTGAAAATATTGCTTTCTTAACTCTTCTAAAGTCAAAAACATTagtattgtgttgtttaaaaaaagaatatatacagtcgaagtcagaattattaaaccgccttaattattagccccccagtttaattttaatcttaattttaattttaaatttaaccctaatttctgtttctaaagttaataattttaataactcatttctaaaaactgatttattttatctttgccatgatgacaacaaatgatatttgactagatatttttcaagacacttctatacagcttaaagtatcatttaaagcaggggtctcaaactcaatttacctgggggccgcaggaggcaaagtctgggtgaggctgggccgcataagggatttcacaaaaaaaagtcctcaaatgtcattat contains:
- the b3gnt9 gene encoding UDP-GlcNAc:betaGal beta-1,3-N-acetylglucosaminyltransferase 9 isoform X2, with the protein product MTMALRKSKSFWKNTGLQTLIGRVTPTWGTLHIEHGPTSSRTLLSGASMGQQTKLVPTKSLDIPPCQPEVQTKSKPQGQSKVKPQKARSKTKSKFQQASTTASLLPTQHSFDFADYLRKKDQRDFKMLIDQPTKCSEPESAPYMLIAIKSVTTDFDKRQVVRRTWGREGVFQKNINIKRVFLLGVPQNQSALPLWDKLLEYESHTFGDILLWDFEDTFFNLTLKEIHFLQWINVSCPKTKFIFKGDADVYVNIDNILEMLESQEIDKDLFVGDIIVHAKPIRRRSSKYFVPEFIYGQGIYPSYAGGGGFVMSGHTALKLHLACKEVELFPIDDVFLGMCLLRIGLQPTRHEGFRTFGIVKPSAAPHLQVFDPCFYRELMVVHSLTVPQIWLMWNLLHDPNLRCHRSQDPTVFPFQWSEKIGKTARNKAEENLRNKDYGMKVFVEH
- the b3gnt9 gene encoding UDP-GlcNAc:betaGal beta-1,3-N-acetylglucosaminyltransferase 9 isoform X1 translates to MRRVYLKGDVLCSLTLMLLLFLLLYAYQRVTPTWGTLHIEHGPTSSRTLLSGASMGQQTKLVPTKSLDIPPCQPEVQTKSKPQGQSKVKPQKARSKTKSKFQQASTTASLLPTQHSFDFADYLRKKDQRDFKMLIDQPTKCSEPESAPYMLIAIKSVTTDFDKRQVVRRTWGREGVFQKNINIKRVFLLGVPQNQSALPLWDKLLEYESHTFGDILLWDFEDTFFNLTLKEIHFLQWINVSCPKTKFIFKGDADVYVNIDNILEMLESQEIDKDLFVGDIIVHAKPIRRRSSKYFVPEFIYGQGIYPSYAGGGGFVMSGHTALKLHLACKEVELFPIDDVFLGMCLLRIGLQPTRHEGFRTFGIVKPSAAPHLQVFDPCFYRELMVVHSLTVPQIWLMWNLLHDPNLRCHRSQDPTVFPFQWSEKIGKTARNKAEENLRNKDYGMKVFVEH